Proteins from a genomic interval of Quercus robur chromosome 9, dhQueRobu3.1, whole genome shotgun sequence:
- the LOC126699765 gene encoding zinc-finger homeodomain protein 2-like: MDLTVVPYNNHTPKSENENDDVKKNNNNNNHHNNNNNNNDVADREPEVMNPSSKTVNNTVITVEYKECMRNHAASLGGHANDGCGEFMPRGTNINNNNNVVKDQQHENLLTCAACGCHRNFHRREVFGGEPPHHHPVHLHSPPPMFALYNGGPAAVPRGHPHHHHHQYHQHNGGDHHDRGRSETPERVVGPVAITRSGSTNNTTSAKRFRTKFTQEQREKMLEFAERIGWRIQRHDDVALNQFCSEIGVKRNVLKVWMHNNKNTHRRRESGPDDSASEPPQQEEEQPIGS, encoded by the coding sequence ATGGACTTAACCGTCGTACCTTACAACAACCACACCCCCAAGTCCGAGAACGAAAACGACGACGTTaagaagaacaacaacaacaacaaccaccataacaacaacaacaacaacaatgatgTAGCTGATCGTGAACCGGAAGTTATGAACCCGTCGAGTAAGACCGTTAATAATACCGTTATTACCGTTGAGTACAAGGAGTGCATGCGGAACCACGCGGCCTCTCTAGGTGGTCACGCCAACGACGGCTGCGGCGAGTTCATGCCACGTGGcaccaacatcaacaacaacaacaacgttgTTAAAGATCAGCAGCATGAGAACTTGCTCACGTGCGCCGCATGTGGCTGTCACCGCAATTTTCACAGGAGGGAAGTATTCGGTGGTGAGCCGCCGCATCACCATCCCGTGCACCTGCACTCTCCACCACCAATGTTTGCGTTGTACAACGGTGGCCCCGCTGCTGTGCCACGTGGACAtcctcaccaccaccaccatcagtATCATCAACATAACGGTGGTGATCATCACGATCGTGGACGGTCAGAGACGCCGGAGAGAGTAGTGGGGCCCGTGGCGATCACGAGGAGTGGTAGTACTAATAATACTACTAGTGCGAAGAGGTTTAGGACTAAGTTCACGCAGGAGCAGAGGGAGAAAATGCTAGAGTTCGCTGAGAGGATTGGGTGGAGGATACAGAGGCACGATGACGTGGCGCTCAACCAGTTCTGTTCGGAAATTGGTGTCAAACGCAATGTGCTCAAAGTGTGGATGCACAATAACAAGAATACTCACCGCCGTAGAGAATCAGGGCCCGATGACTCAGCTTCGGAACCAccacaacaagaagaagaacaacCTATTGGATCATGA